Genomic window (Rhodohalobacter sp. SW132):
AAAATCGATGCCAACTCTGTTTTTCGCGGATTTTCGCTGAGTATATCACTGAGTTTCGCTGAATCAACCTGAATGAATAGACTACAAAAAACTATGAGAAAATTAGTTTCAGAAATTTTGATGGATAAATTTACCAGGTTCATTTACAAAATTAAGTACTCCCAGCCCTTCTGACTCATCCCGTCCCTCACTAACGCGCCCTGGCGTGACTTTTCAGAGAGGGGAGCTTCGTAATGAAACTTTTTTGCATTTAGAATTTAACAGAACCCAAATTTGTTATCGTATTTTTTCTGCAAACTGATTCCATAGGTTGTTTGATTAATTTGTAACTTTGGAAGCTGAACCAAAGAGCGAATCGCAGAGCCCCAACGAATTTCATGAAACAGTTTTCCCTGCAGCCAGACCCAAATCATCAGCCGCCCACACCCGTCGATTTTCTCAAGGGATTAAATAAGCAACAGAAAAAAGCTGTTACTCACACCAGCGGTCCTCTTTTGATTATAGCCGGTGCCGGCAGTGGAAAAACCAGGGTACTCACGTTCCGGATTGCGTACCTGCTGCAGCAGCATAAAGCTCTGCCCCAGGAGATCCTTGCATTGACGTTTACCAATAAAGCGGCTCGTGAAATGCAGAATCGTATCAAAGCATTAATCGGGGATCGGGCGAAGAAACTCTGGATGGGAACGTTTCACTCTATCTTCTCAAAAATTTTACGGTTTGAAGCGGAGAAAATCGGATTCGATTCCAATTTTTCGATTTATGATACATCGGATTCGGAATCAGCTATTAAGCTAATTCTTGGTGAACTCAACTACGATCCGCGCGAGATTCGTCCGCGTACGATTCAGCGAAAAATCAGTGATGCGAAAAATCAGCTTATCACACCAAACGCCTACAAAACGCGGTTTGTGCAAAGCACGCTTGATGATATCACTGCCCGGGTGTTTGAGGTTTATGATGTTCGTCTGCGTCAGGCCAACGCGATGGATTTCGACGATCTGCTGATCAAGCCAATTGAACTTTTTGAGCAACATCCCGATGTGCTCGACACCTACCAGGATCGTTTTAAGTACATCCTGATTGATGAGTACCAGGATACCAATCATGCGCAGTATAAAATGACGAAGATGCTCGCCAGCAAATATGAAAATATCTGTGTGGTGGGCGATGATGCCCAGAGTATCTATTCCTTTCGCGGGGCCGATATTTCCAATATCCTGAACTTTAAGAGCGATTACGAAAACGCGGAACAGGTTCCCCTGGAGCAGAATTACCGCTCAACCAAATATATTCTGCAATGCGCTGATTCGATCATTAAAAATAATGATAAACAGCTGGATAAAACGCTCTGGACAGAAAATGATGATGGAAATCCCATCACCGTCCTGGAGAATTTCGATGAACGGGATGAGGCAAATCGCGTGGTGCAGCACATTCAGAATTTAAAAATGCGTGAAGGCCACTCGAATAACGATTTCGCCATTTTGTATCGAACGAACTATCAAAGCAGGGTATTTGAAGAGGCATTTCGAAGAAAAGGTATCGCGTATCAGCTTGTTGGCGGTTTGTCATTTTATCAGCGAAAGGAAATCAAAGATGTCCTGGCGTATCTCACTCTGCTGGTCAATCCGGATGATGAACAGGCTTTACTGAGAATAATCAACGAACCGAGCCGTGGAATTGGAAAGAAAACGCTGAATGACCTGCTGAAAAAATCGAGGGATCAAAAACGATCGGTTTGGTCCATCATTCAAAATGTGGAAGGTTCTGACCTTTACAAGCCGGCTATATCAAAAATCAAGCAGTTTGTGGCGATGATTCACACGCTTCGAAATGATCTGGAAGCCGGCGCATCCCTGCTCGATACAACCAAAAAAATGCTTGAAGCAAGCGGCTATGTGAAAGCCCTGATTGAAGAAAACAGCGCAAAAGCACTCACGCGCCGAGATAATATACTGGAACTGCAAAACGCCATCTCTTATTACGAACGACATAATAAAAAACCTACGCTCAGCTCTTTTTTGCAGGAAATCAGCCTCATCACCGATTCTGATAAATATGATGAAGATAAACCTGCGGTAACCATGATGACGGTTCACGGTTCGAAGGGACTGGAATTTCCGGTGGTGTTTATAGTAGGACTTGAGGAGAATTTATTCCCAATGGGCGGGCGTGACGGTGAGGAGGCAGACTTTGAAGAGGAACGGCGCCTTTTTTATGTGGCCATTACCCGTGCTGAAGAACAACTGTTTTTCAGCTATTCAAAAATGCGGTATCGTTTCGGGGAAGAGAACCGCCAGATGCGCTCACGTTTTCTGGATGAGGTGGATCCCGGTGTGGTCCGGACTGAAACTGGTGCAACAATCCGGCAAAACAGGGAGCGTTTCAGCGCTGAAAAATCGACACCAAAAAACAATGATACCGAAGTTGAGTACGACTGGAAAGAGCCGATAAAGACCAAAAAGCCATCCAGCAGCGGCTTTGAAATTGAAACTACTTATGATAATGATCCTTTTCAGGCCGGCACTACAGTTATGCACCCGGCCTTCGGTCCCGGTAAAATTTTACAGCGAACAGGATCAGGTAAAGATTCAAAAGTTGTTGTATTTTTTAAACAGAGAGGGCAAAAAACGCTTATGTTGCGTGCCGCCCGGCTTCAGGTTTTATAATTTTTTTATAAAAGAGAAAAATATCAGCGGCTTTTCATGCTGAGTGACTAAATATTCTGCCGTTTATAGAGTTTCTATGAAACAATATTACCCGGCAGTCAGTTAATACACCGCTATTCGTAATTATTTTCTGAACAGATTAAATCGTTGAATAAAGCAGCTACATTACTTATCGCTGTCTGTTTTTTTGTGATTCCACTCACAACAGATGCACAAATTTCATACAACCCCGTGAGCATGGGATTGGGCGGCGGCGGAACGTCGTACATCACCGGTTATGATGCGCTTTTTATCAACCCGGCTAATATTCAGCTCCGGGAGAAAAATTACCGTCTTCAGTTTTCATTTGCAGAAAGCGGGGCTTATATCGATACGCCTCTGCGCATTCGCAATGCCGGTAAGAGGTTCGATACGTACACAAACCTTTTCAACCCTCCAGGCTATAGCGAATATTTGCTTTCAGATGGAGACAGAGAAACCCTTTTAAGCAGGCATTACCCTGCCGGCCGGTTAGACCGACAGTTCAGGTCAGCTACCTCGATTAACTGGTTTGGAATAAAATGGTTCAGAGATGAGCGGAGTTATGCATTCAGCGTCAGAACCCGTCAAAGCAGCCGCTTTACTGTGGGCCGCGGCTGGTATGATGTGAACCCCGTTGAAACAAATGATGGTTTTGAAATCGACCGCACGTTATCCCACAGTTTCCAGACGCTCCATGAAATTTCGTTCGGTTACAGTGAATCATTCAGCTTTTTGAGCGGGCTTTTTCCCCGCATCTCCAGGTTTAATATTGGTATCGCTCCAAAAATTGTGATATCGGGGGCGTCGTACTCCACACGTTATGCTGATTCATACACACAAAGCGACGCACAAAGCCCGTGGGTTCGGGAATCTTCCTACAGTTTTGAAAGTACCGGAACATTTAGCGAACAGGCTCAGCAGCTGGCTACCGGTTTCAATCCCGTTGTGGCTGGTGAAACTCAATTTGGCACTTCGGATCTCACACGACCTGCCGGCATCGGCGCCGCTCTTGATCTTGGCATAACCTATATCTTTACCTTCGGGGATGACCTGTCGCTAATCAGAAGAGGTGAAGAAGCCACTGAAAAATCTCTGCGCCTGAGCTTATCCGTTACCGACCTGGGGATGATCCACCACTTTGATGACCCGTTCCGGTCAGAACTCTCCACATCAACTTCAGAAACCGATGATCCGGGTTCACTTTCAAATTACTCTTATTCAGGCGCTGTTCTTCAGGATTTTCAGTTCCTCGCTGCAGATGGCATTCATCCGCTGCAGGAAGCCGGTATACAAAACAGGGGTTCCTATCAATCCATGCTGCCGACATCCATTCAATCGGGGGTTCTGTTTCAGATCAACAGGATAAAATTAATGGGTGATTTCAGCCTTGGACTCAACGATAACGCTTTCCAATCCACAAAATTCAAAAGTTTTATCGGTGCAGAAGTACGTCCTTTTTCATTTCTTCCACTTCGTGCCGGCACTCGCCTGGCTACGGAATTACCTGGCTATTATAGTTTTGGTGCAGGGCTCGAAACCACCTATTTTGATGTGAACGCTGCTGTGCAATTTCGAAGCACAGCCGCAGGGCCTACGCTTGAACCGGTCGCTGCATCAGCTGTTGCTATAAAATTTTATATTCCATAACTGCATTCTGCCCAACTGTCAGCTTCTTTTATTTATATCACAATTTGGCAGAACCCGCAGACAACTTATGACGTTATGAAGGCAAGCCTTTTTTTGGCTCTCTGTTTGCAGACACTATGAAAAATTTCCTAACGAATATTCTATATGTTTGATCAACGATTTAAAATTGAAGCTTCTTTCGACGAACAAAATGATGGGTTCGATGACTTTGAACAAGCCATCCCCCTGATGAGTGAAGAAGAAGAAAAACGTTTAACGGAATCTGAAATTCCGGATAATCTGCCCATTCTGCCTCTGAAAAATACCGTTCTTTTTCCAGGTGTTGTGGTCCCCATTACCGTAGGCCGGGATCGCTCACTGGAGTTGGTAAAAGAGGCGTACGAAAATGACAAAATCATTGGTGTGGTAGCACAGAAGGATGAATCGGTGGAAAATCCCACCAAAGATGACCTTTACAAAATGGGTACAGTCGCCCAGATTCTAAAGCTCATTAAAATGCCCGATGGTAGTAAAAGTATTGTCATTCAGGGTAAGAGCATCTTTGAAGTGCTTAAAGTCACGCAGGAACAACCATTTTTCCGTGCTGATGTAGAGGCTTTCAAACAGGAGATGGACCTCTCAGGGCTGGAGCTTGATGCTTCCATCCGATCCATTAAAGAGACGGCAAGTAAAATTGTTAATCTTTCCCCAAATATTCCTTCTGAGGCCTCGATTGCCATCAACAACATTTCGAGCCCGTCCTTTTTACTGAACTTTATCTCCTCAAATCTGCAGGTAGATCTTGCCGCAAAACAGGAGATTCTTGAAGTTAGAAAATTCTCAGACCGGCTGGAAACAGTAATGGAACACCTGAACAAGGAACTCCAGGTACTGAACTTAAGTGAAGAGATCCGCACGAAGGTGAAGTCTGACATTGATGATCAGCAGCGTGATTTTTACCTGCGCCAGCAGATGAAAGCGATCCAGGAAGCGCTCGGTGAAGATAGTGAGCAGCAGGATATCATCACTCTCAGAAAACGACTGAACGAGAAAAAGGGGCTGACCGATGATGCCAAACAAACGGTTGAAAAGGAACTTCAGCGTCTTGAAATGACGCCGAGTTCATCACCAAACTACGGTATCATTCATAGCTACGTGGAGTGGATTCTGGATCTGCCGTGGGGTGAAACATCGAAAGATAAACTTGACCTGAAACGCGCCCGAAATATTCTGGATGAAGATCACTACGGGCTGGAAAAGGTGAAAAAGAGAATCGTTGAATATCTTGCTGTCCTGAAATTAAAAAAGGATATGAAAGCTCCGATTCTATGTTTCTACGGCCCTCCGGGAGTTGGAAAAACCTCGCTTGGAAAATCAATTGCACGCTCGCTGAACCGTGAATTTGAGCGATTCAGCCTGGGTGGCATTCATGATGAAGCAGAAATTCGCGGCCACAGGAGAACGTATATCGGCGCACTGCCGGGACGAATTCTCCGATCCATGAAAAAAGCCGGCACCGGAAACCCGGTAATGATGCTCGATGAGATCGATAAAGTGGGTAGTGATTTCCGCGGCGATCCTACTTCAGCCCTGCTGGAAGTTCTCGACCCTGAACAGAACAACGGCTTTATCGATAATTATCTTGAGCTGGAATATGACCTCTCCAAGGTGATGTTTATCGCAACGGCAAACTCGCTGGATACAATTCCCGCACCGCTGCGTGACCGGATGGAAATCATCAACATCAGCGGTTACACTCTTGAAGAGAAGGTCCAGATTGCCAAAAAATACCTGATTCCAAAACAGATTGAGGAAAACGGGCTGAACAAGAAACAGATTAAAATCTCCAAAGCTGCTATCGAACGGATTATAGAGCAGTATACCCGCGAATCGGGTGTACGGAACCTGGAACGGCAAATTGGATCCGTCTGCCGGAACGTGGCAGCAAAAATTGCCAGCGATGAGATAGAAAAAATGAGCGTTGGAGTAAACGATGTTCAGGATATCCTCGGTAAGCGCAAATTCTTCTCTGATGCGGCCGAGCGGACAACCGTTCCCGGTGTATCAACCGGACTCGCGTGGACTCAATACGGCGGTGATATTCTCTTTATCGAAGCGAGCGTCAGCCGCGGCACGGGGAAACTGCATATTACAGGTCAGCTTGGCGATGTGATGAAAGAGTCTGCGATGCTGGCGATCAGTTATTTGCGCGCCCGGTATGAAGAACTTGGAATTCCGGAAGAAGCATTCAAATATTGGGATCTCCACATTCACGTTCCGCAAGGTGCTGTACCAAAAGACGGGCCATCAGCCGGTATTTCGCTGCTTTCCGCCGTCGCTTCCATCTTTACCCAGCGTAAAGTAAAAGGAACTCTCGCGATGACGGGAGAAATCACACTGCGCGGACTGGTACTGCCTGTAGGCGGAATCAAAGAGAAAGTGCTGGCGGCTAAACGGGCCGGTATTGAAACTGTAGTTCTTCCAAAAAAGAATGAAAAAGATGTGGAAGAGATCGAGGACGAAATCATGGGCGATCTGAAAGTAGAATATCTTGAGCGGATGGATCCGCTGCTCGACCTCGTTCTCGAAGAGGAGCCGGTGACCGATCCTGAAACGTTCTTCCATGTACCTGATAGCCATAAAAGCAGTGCTGATGGAACCAATTCCAAAGGCGATGCCCGAAAAGAAGTCGCTGTGATGGATTGACCCCGATATCGAAATGATCCAAAAAAGCCGTATCAGATTCCTGATGCGGCTTTTTTTTGTTTCAGGTGTATGTATGCTTCTTCGGTAACGATTTTAATCAAGTTGCGGAGAATTTTTCCGCATTGCCCGAAGATACGCAGGACTCCAAAGAGTGTGTTTGAACAGATTTCTGTAGTAAAATCCAAAAACAGCAAAATGCTAAGATTATTCAATGACTCTCTCAATGTTTATTTTGCACTTAAATAACATGTATTAATCAATTTAAAATCAGTTCTTAATTCGTATTATTTCCCCCTTCTTGATTTTCATAAAATTATGTTGCTTTATACAGGTATAAATCTAAGAGATTATTTCGGGTTAACATTAGTACTCTCCTCGTATGAAAATCGAAGGTTACCGAATATGGGCCATACTTTTCGTTGCAATTTTTGCACTCAGCGGATATATGTATTTTACCATACTCGAAAACCGCGATCAGCTTCAGGAACAAAGTTTTCGCAGTCTTGAACTGACCAAAAACAACCTACTCAGCAGCTGGGACAATCTGAGTGTTCGCACAGAGCCACCCTATAATTTCGATGAAATTTCTGAATCGGATCTGCGTGAACTGCTTCAAACATTGCTGAACCAGATGCCGCCAAGTAATTTTTTCGATCTCACATTTCTCACCGATCGCAGCGGCAAACTGCTTATTTCAAGCCCGGAAATCCCTCTCATCACCCTTCCGCCGGAATATCTTGATGAAACAGAGAAACTGGGTGCCATTCGTGAGGAGATATCAATTTCAACACGGGAGTACCAGGTTTTTCGTGTTCCGATCACTCTCGAAGAGCAAAGTCAGACGCTCTCGGAAGAAGGCACGCTGGGTCTTTACCTGTTTGGAGCCATCAGCCAGGATAAGTTCGACCGTGCGGGAAGGCAAATCAGTTTCACCGGAATCTACCTGTTGTTCACTCTGCTTATGCTGCTGATTATTTCTTTCCCTATTCTCAGAGTTGTGGGAATGGGACGCGGGGATACTCTTTTGCGAACTCATGTTTATCAAATCGGGCTTTCCATTGTATTACTTGCCGTTTTTATCGGTTTCTCAATTTCATATATCATGAGCAGAAATGAGATCAAGACCGAACATCTTCAGAACATCGATCGGCTGATTGAAGAGGTCACTGATCTTCAAAGGTCGGAACTTGGCCGATATACGGATCTTTTTCACTCCTACTTTTCAGATGAAGATCTAACCGCCGATCCCGCCTTGAGATATAATGAAATATTTGAAATACGGGCCGACGGTTACGTTAACAGATTCAGAATCAGCGATTTGGATACCGATTTAACCGAGAATCAAATGCAGGATATTCCAAACCTTTCCGGCAGATACTATTTTCGGGACGCACGGGAAGATCAGTTTCTGCTGGGGTCTCATTACTCATATTCAGATGGAATCCAGGAAGGTGTTCTTAGCCGTCGGATATCCGAAGAGGAACTGGGTGAAACCGACGGGGAAGTGAGGGCCATAACATTTGGATTTAATCACTTTTTTGAAGCAGATACGGTTCATCTGAACCGCATCGGGCTGAAATATCTAATCATGAATAGCTCCGGTGATGTTTATTATCAAACGCCATCCATCCGAACCAACATTCCAAACATCAAAAATGCCATTAGTTCCGATCAATGGGATCAGGTATACGCGCTGATGAGGAATAATCCGGGTCTTGCTGGATCACTTGAAGTCCCGGTCTCATTTGAAGGGCAAAACTACGTAGCCCATCTCAACCGCCTCGAATTTGGAATCGATTCCGAAATTGAGCCGGCCTGGATGCTTACATTCAGGGACAAAAATCTTCGTTACATGCGCAGTTACTCCATTTTTCTCTACTCTTCAGCCGGCTACCTGATCCTCATTCTATCATTTATTTTCATTTTCACGAGCTTTTATCTATCCGGCAAAACAAGTCATTTCCTTAACCTGAAAACATTTGCATACTCATGGTTCCGGCCATCTGTCAGAAGAAGGAAACAGTATTTTTACCTGGTTGTTGTTCTATTTTTACACCTGCTATTTTTCATCTATATCCTTACAATCGACTTTCATAATTTCTGGCTTGTAGTCTTCCTATTCTGTGAAACCGTCGCTGTTATTGCCCTCTATCGTTATGTGCTGCTGTCGAAATTTCTGGAAAGTTGGAAGAAAAAACGTTATTGGAAAGTGCCATTTTTGATTTCCATAATCGTAATTGTTTTCCTCAGTTTCAGCTATATCGCCGGAACTTTGAGCGGCGGAAAGTTTGGGTTAATTACAACTCTTTTTCTATTTCAGCTGGCCGGTTTTGCAGGGATTATTGTATTCAAAGTAAAAAAGTGGTTCGCATCCGGAATTACGGCAGGATCAATCCATGAAGTAAATTCCGAATCAGTTTATGCATTCTCATTTACACTTTGGGTGCTCGTGGTTGGGCTGATCCCGGGATATATCATCCATCACTCAGCTTTTCATCATGAAAATGTGATCTGGCAGCAGGCGGTGCAAAATGAGCGTCCGGTTCAACCCGAGCTGCCGTCTCCCCTAACGGATGAGGAAACCTCTTCATACCGGCAGCTGCTGCTCAACCAAATGGAATATCAGCGGAGACAGTGGCTCGTAAATTATACCGGAATTGAATATCCCGTGATTGACCGTTATATCTATTCAGATCGCGCCACGATTTTAAGTGCATTTCAGCATGATCACCATACGCACGAACACGGAAAAGAGTTCTCGGCACATCTGCTGAATCTTCTGATATTTTTATTGATAGGCTACCTGTTTTTTATCTCCGTACGGCTTCTTGCAAGGCAGCTTTTTCTAACTGAATATTGGGATTATGGGAATAAAACCGAATTCATAGAATCGATCCGTACAAAAACATATTTGGTTACGCTGGACAACCAAAAGGGACTCGATTTTTTGAACTCCCGTTTTGATGAGAAAATCAGATTCACCA
Coding sequences:
- a CDS encoding ATP-dependent helicase — translated: MKQFSLQPDPNHQPPTPVDFLKGLNKQQKKAVTHTSGPLLIIAGAGSGKTRVLTFRIAYLLQQHKALPQEILALTFTNKAAREMQNRIKALIGDRAKKLWMGTFHSIFSKILRFEAEKIGFDSNFSIYDTSDSESAIKLILGELNYDPREIRPRTIQRKISDAKNQLITPNAYKTRFVQSTLDDITARVFEVYDVRLRQANAMDFDDLLIKPIELFEQHPDVLDTYQDRFKYILIDEYQDTNHAQYKMTKMLASKYENICVVGDDAQSIYSFRGADISNILNFKSDYENAEQVPLEQNYRSTKYILQCADSIIKNNDKQLDKTLWTENDDGNPITVLENFDERDEANRVVQHIQNLKMREGHSNNDFAILYRTNYQSRVFEEAFRRKGIAYQLVGGLSFYQRKEIKDVLAYLTLLVNPDDEQALLRIINEPSRGIGKKTLNDLLKKSRDQKRSVWSIIQNVEGSDLYKPAISKIKQFVAMIHTLRNDLEAGASLLDTTKKMLEASGYVKALIEENSAKALTRRDNILELQNAISYYERHNKKPTLSSFLQEISLITDSDKYDEDKPAVTMMTVHGSKGLEFPVVFIVGLEENLFPMGGRDGEEADFEEERRLFYVAITRAEEQLFFSYSKMRYRFGEENRQMRSRFLDEVDPGVVRTETGATIRQNRERFSAEKSTPKNNDTEVEYDWKEPIKTKKPSSSGFEIETTYDNDPFQAGTTVMHPAFGPGKILQRTGSGKDSKVVVFFKQRGQKTLMLRAARLQVL
- the lon gene encoding endopeptidase La — encoded protein: MFDQRFKIEASFDEQNDGFDDFEQAIPLMSEEEEKRLTESEIPDNLPILPLKNTVLFPGVVVPITVGRDRSLELVKEAYENDKIIGVVAQKDESVENPTKDDLYKMGTVAQILKLIKMPDGSKSIVIQGKSIFEVLKVTQEQPFFRADVEAFKQEMDLSGLELDASIRSIKETASKIVNLSPNIPSEASIAINNISSPSFLLNFISSNLQVDLAAKQEILEVRKFSDRLETVMEHLNKELQVLNLSEEIRTKVKSDIDDQQRDFYLRQQMKAIQEALGEDSEQQDIITLRKRLNEKKGLTDDAKQTVEKELQRLEMTPSSSPNYGIIHSYVEWILDLPWGETSKDKLDLKRARNILDEDHYGLEKVKKRIVEYLAVLKLKKDMKAPILCFYGPPGVGKTSLGKSIARSLNREFERFSLGGIHDEAEIRGHRRTYIGALPGRILRSMKKAGTGNPVMMLDEIDKVGSDFRGDPTSALLEVLDPEQNNGFIDNYLELEYDLSKVMFIATANSLDTIPAPLRDRMEIINISGYTLEEKVQIAKKYLIPKQIEENGLNKKQIKISKAAIERIIEQYTRESGVRNLERQIGSVCRNVAAKIASDEIEKMSVGVNDVQDILGKRKFFSDAAERTTVPGVSTGLAWTQYGGDILFIEASVSRGTGKLHITGQLGDVMKESAMLAISYLRARYEELGIPEEAFKYWDLHIHVPQGAVPKDGPSAGISLLSAVASIFTQRKVKGTLAMTGEITLRGLVLPVGGIKEKVLAAKRAGIETVVLPKKNEKDVEEIEDEIMGDLKVEYLERMDPLLDLVLEEEPVTDPETFFHVPDSHKSSADGTNSKGDARKEVAVMD
- a CDS encoding DUF5723 family protein; this encodes MNKAATLLIAVCFFVIPLTTDAQISYNPVSMGLGGGGTSYITGYDALFINPANIQLREKNYRLQFSFAESGAYIDTPLRIRNAGKRFDTYTNLFNPPGYSEYLLSDGDRETLLSRHYPAGRLDRQFRSATSINWFGIKWFRDERSYAFSVRTRQSSRFTVGRGWYDVNPVETNDGFEIDRTLSHSFQTLHEISFGYSESFSFLSGLFPRISRFNIGIAPKIVISGASYSTRYADSYTQSDAQSPWVRESSYSFESTGTFSEQAQQLATGFNPVVAGETQFGTSDLTRPAGIGAALDLGITYIFTFGDDLSLIRRGEEATEKSLRLSLSVTDLGMIHHFDDPFRSELSTSTSETDDPGSLSNYSYSGAVLQDFQFLAADGIHPLQEAGIQNRGSYQSMLPTSIQSGVLFQINRIKLMGDFSLGLNDNAFQSTKFKSFIGAEVRPFSFLPLRAGTRLATELPGYYSFGAGLETTYFDVNAAVQFRSTAAGPTLEPVAASAVAIKFYIP